In Nicotiana tabacum cultivar K326 chromosome 2, ASM71507v2, whole genome shotgun sequence, the following proteins share a genomic window:
- the LOC107791783 gene encoding L-ascorbate oxidase homolog, producing the protein MRSLWWCLMVVPIFFLLDFANGESPYRFYTWNITYGDIYPLGVKQQGILINGQFPGPPIECVTNDNLIVSVFNNLDEPFLMSWDGIQQRRNSWQDGVYGTNCPIPPGQNFTYILQVKDQIGSFFYFPSLAMHKAAGGYGGIKIDSRPLIPVPFPPPAGEYTMLVGDWFKQNHTDLKAILDGGSDLPFPDGLLINGRGSNSLTFTVDQGRTYRFRISNVGLTTAINFRIQGHKMVLVEVEGTHTLQNTYESIDIHLGQSYSVLVTMDQPGQDYYIVASTRFTSQVLTATSILHYSNSAGSVSGTPPGGPTIEIDWSLNQARSVRQNLTASGPRPNPQGSYHYGLVNTTRTIRLANSAPMINGKKRYAVNSVSFIPADTPLKLADYFKIPGVFNLGSIQDNPTGGGGYLQTSVMAADFRAFVEVVFENPEDIVQSWHIDGHIFFVVGMDGGQWSPASRLNYNLRDGISRCTIQVYPKSWTALYMPLDNVGMWNIRSENWARQYLGQQFYLRVYSPANSWRDEYPIPKNALVCGRASGRRTRPL; encoded by the exons ATGAGGAGCTTGTGGTGGTGTTTAATGGTGGTACCAATCTTTTTCCTATTGGATTTCGCCAATGGAGAAAGCCCATATAGATTCTATACTTGGAATATTACTTATGGTGATATTTATCCTCTTGGTGTCAAGCAACAG GGGATATTGATAAATGGGCAATTTCCAGGACCACCAATTGAGTGTGTGACCAATGACAACTTGATTGTCAGTGTTTTCAACAATTTGGATGAACCTTTTCTCATGTCCTG GGATGGTATTCAACAGAGGAGGAATTCGTGGCAAGATGGAGTTTACGGGACAAACTGTCCGATCCCACCAGGCCAAAACTTCACATATATCCTACAAGTTAAGGACCAGATTGGTAGTTTCTTCTATTTCCCTTCACTGGCTATGCACAAAGCTGCTGGAGGTTATGGTGGCATTAAAATAGACAGTCGTCCATTGATTCCTGTTCCTTTTCCTCCACCTGCTGGAGAATACACCATGTTGGTTGGTGACTGGTTCAAGCAAAATCACACT GATCTTAAGGCGATTTTAGATGGAGGAAGTGATCTTCCATTTCCTGATGGCCTTCTAATCAATGGTCGCGGATCAAATAGTTTAACTTTCACAGTTGATCAAG GGAGGACTTACAGATTCCGGATATCCAATGTTGGCCTCACAACAGCTATCAATTTTAGAATCCAGGGGCACAAGATGGTCTTGGTAGAAGTGGAAGGAACTCACACCCTGCAGAATACCTATGAGTCCATTGATATTCATTTGGGTCAGTCCTATTCTGTATTGGTCACAATGGACCAACCAGGGCAGGACTATTACATTGTTGCATCGACGCGTTTCACTTCACAAGTGCTAACAGCAACATCAATTCTTCATTACAGCAATTCTGCTGGAAGTGTTTCTGGTACTCCCCCTGGTGGACCAACAATTGAGATTGATTGGTCTCTCAATCAGGCTCGATCTGTTAG GCAAAATTTGACAGCTAGTGGTCCAAGGCCTAATCCACAAGGTTCATATCACTATGGGTTGGTTAACACTACGCGTACAATTAGACTGGCAAATTCTGCACCAATGATCAATGGTAAAAAGAGGTATGCAGTGAACAGTGTGTCATTCATTCCAGCAGACACACCACTCAAACTTGCAGACTACTTCAAGATTCCAGGGGTCTTTAACCTTGGCAGCATCCAAGATAACCCTACTGGAGGTGGTGGTTACCTCCAAACCTCTGTCATGGCTGCTGATTTCAGAGCTTTCGTCGAAGTTGTGTTTGAGAATCCAGAAGATATTGTGCAGTCATGGCATATTGATGGCCATATCTTCTTTGTTGTAGG GATGGATGGTGGACAATGGTCACCTGCAAGCAGATTGAACTACAACTTGAGAGATGGAATTTCGCGTTGTACTATTCAG GTATATCCAAAGTCATGGACAGCCCTATACATGCCATTGGACAATGTAGGAATGTGGAACATCAGATCAGAGAACTGGGCTCGCCAGTACTTAGGCCAGCAATTCTACCTTCGTGTTTATTCACCAGCCAATTCATGGAGAGATGAGTATCCAATTCCAAAGAATGCTCTTGTCTGTGGCCGCGCATCCGGTCGCAGGACTCGCCCACTCTAA